The genomic interval AGCACCTTATCTTTTATGCATGTTAGTATAAAGACATTAATGTTGACATcactgataataaataaaatgtaccagACAAGGGGGCAATGCATATTTGCTGTACTGTGTCTATGGAGGtgcaagattttcatttttttgggtgCAAAGTGAGTAAAGATTTTAGAACTACCTTCTTCAGCTACGTAACTTAGCATAAATGTGTTCTGCACTTTACAGAGGTGAGCTGGGCagggatttcagtttttttaatcacccaggttcactgatgaaagtctttCCTCttgcagctttattaaatcaggcccattgtttgagATAACACTACATAATTTGACCTGGAATAACcaacaagttgtttttttttatgcacttatcaaacagataaacCAAAATGCttgtatatttaacaaaccaaaaggaAGCATATAGAAAAGTCCATTGTTGAGGGTTACATTCATTACATCTATTTTCCTGCCATGATCTACAATGTTTTTGTTCCTTCTCTGTAGATATTACAGAACAATGTTTGCTGTTGAGCCTGTGACAGTCTTTCTTTCTGTTGCTGTGATTCTGTTCTTGGCTTATATATACAACAAGAAACAAGATAAGTACAAGAATTTTCCACCTGGACCCAAACCATTGCCAATAATCGGAAATATCCTCAGTATCAACATGAAGAAACCACATAAGACATTTATAGAGGTAACATTTTTGCTTCTTCTTTATGAGCTGACAAAATGAGCCTGtttgaataaagctctccaaggctcgataaaatacactttcatcagtgtacctgggtgatccagtaaacctgaaatgaatctggtccaggattaaaaacattagctaaggaatagaaaatggcttttaaaaattttttttacaagtttgctAGATAACcgtggttcactgatgaaagtgtatcttcttcagccttggagaactttaatgaatgaAGTCTAATAAAAGAACTCCAACAAAAGCTTTTTGACGAGGGTGGGAAGCAATAGAATCTCCATCTAGTGTCTATTGATGGCCAAATATATCCTTGGGCCAATACTACTAAGGAGTTCTGAGCTGGTAGTAGAGATCAATGATTCCTCAGCATGTAAATTTCTTTTAGAACAAGAACCTTGGTTAGTGGCACATAGTGGGCATTATAGAACCCTGCTCCTCGTTGGGATCTGAGATTACTGCACCTGACAGAGGAATGTCTTCAagcatcattttattatatgtctCTGACATTTGATGTGGTCATATGCTTGAAAGCTACAAAGATAGCTAGTGATGGAACATATAAAATTGTCACAATAAACCTTTAGGAACGTCCAGGTGTTACTATGTTCACTAATAAGATTAGAAGGTCACAGGAGTGTCGCCATTCCAGTTCCTTATGAGTACCAAAATGTACAATTAGTTACCCTAGACAGACAGACCGGTTGGCCTAAGcaaaatatgctttaatattgTACGACAGAAATACCCTTATGTATTGTTTGaaattgtattgtattctgaGAAATCATCAATAATACAATACCTTGCTTGCCAACAAAAAACTCTATCTTATCATTTTACCTGTTATGTCCACCAATCAGTTTGGTACACTTGCCATGGTATACGTCCTTTAAACAATCGAAATAGGTTCCAACTATTATATGACTATTTGGTTATGCTTAGCCCCAAGGCAATATTTTGCCAGTCCTCTTTAGGCCAAATGTATCTATTCTCCCACTTCAGACTAATAGTCTGTGCCCCTACAGCACCATTTATTAGGGTATCTTCTGGAGGCACAGCATAAGCCTGCACATCTGACTAAAACTGCTCATGGTTATGTTATACTTTATTATCCATAAAGATCAAAAGTGGATACCTCCTTTTACTTtagatatgtatgtattatatgtaaacCCCCTAGTCAAGATTaggatacaaaaaataaagagaaaagagtttttttttccaggcaaacATATATTAgagtacaaaagcaaaaaaaaaaaaaaacacatctttaatAGTTGTGATACTGACAATGGTGACACCATTAAATTATTATAGTCTTTATcccataaatataatttttttgagaCTCCAGGCTATTCAGATCTCTTCTAACAGTTAATTTAAGGCCATAAACTCATATAGGGGTGCCGTTCCTAGAAATAGGTGAAGTATTGGTCTCCATCCAGACGCATTTCACTTAACTAGGGGAGCATGTGACAGTGTTTTCTATACATGCGTACAGGATTAAATTGGCAGAGTGAAAACATATTCCTAAACATAAATCAAAGAAGGAGAGTAACTTGCTTACAAGGAAGACAAGCAGATGGCAGGCTATGCTgtcagtctgttgctgctgcttaaTCAAAAAGCATCCTTACACTAGCAAACCCTTTATCACAAGCAAGTTGCTCTCCTTATATTCTGTTAAGAATACAATTTCCCAAAAAATGTTCCGCTGTAgacttttaaaaatgaagtagtttttatattcctaattgtttaaaatttttagtttttacattttcattctgtTACCATTTTTTTCAGCTATCCAAAACATATGGTCCAGTGATAGGTGTCCAAATTGGAATGACAAAGATGGTTGGCCTCTGTGGATATGAAACTGTTAAAGATGCTTTAATAAACCGTGCTGAGGAATTTTCAGACAGACCTTTGGCACCAATCATTAATAAATCTTTAAGAGAAAATGgtaactatttatttattcatgaagCAACACAAAAATgtctaaacaacaaaaacaaaatgcagtataaaaaatatagtgcatatagtttacaaatatgtatatttttctgcaGCACTGCATGTGAAAAGTAAAAACTTATGGTTCTGTAGACATTTAGGTTGTAACGTaatttaaagctgatttttaaTCTACCTATAAATTGCTCTCTTCTCCCTTCATCAACAggataggatttaaaaaaatctattttcattaCATGCCctattttagaatttatttttagtcTATAGTTTGGAGTGTATTCTTATTACTagacagtatttttatgtcaccatcatattacacagtgctgtacaaagtccatagtcatgtcactaactgtcccttgaaggagctcataatctaatgtctctaccatacacatatgtaattaatgtaatctaaggtcagtttttggggagaagccaattaacctcattgcatgtttttgggatgtggacaTCCACGCAGACacaaggaaaacctgcaaactccatgtagataatgtcctggctaggaatcgaacctgggacctagcaccacaaaggctggagtgctaacaaaggctggagtgctaaccgctgagccaccgtgctgagtGTAGACCAAAACTGGTGGGAGAGGCTCACATGCTGTATATAGCTTGACAAAAACATCACAATATCCTTGTTGGGGACACCCCTGAAGAGCAGTGAGGTTTTgcgaggagttatgcaaatatcaaattgcCTTAATAGGTGGGTTTCAGGTTGGCCTAATTTGCATACATAACACCCTAGCTAACAACTTGATTAAAAtagctgaaaaatatattaatttaaaggaaaagtcCACAAACATTAAAAGCTAAGGAAGAAAGGGCTACAAGATGGTCTTCAGCTAAACAATGAAATGGATtctttttaaagcggaactaaacctgtgtGACTCACCTTTTCAAGTTCCAACACAGGACACCGCCATGGATGACGTAACTACCAAAGCTcagcttattttacattttaccagtaGGATCGGGCAGGTAAGACAAGTTATTGCAGAATCCTGATCccttattttgtaaagtgggattttagtttaactttaccttattgcagcttctaatgtacagaATAGGAACTTGTAAAACGGTGTAAGACTGAAGGCAAAGCAATTGTTCACAGGTTCCTGTGATCTGTCTTTAGGCATTGTCTTTTCCAATGGAGAGAACTGGAAGGTGATGAGAAGATTTGCACTTTCCACATTACGGGATTATGGGATGGGGAAGAAAAGTATAGAAGAGAGGATTAGTGAGGAAGCTGAATGCTTGGTACAGACTTTTTCGTCACATGGAGGTAAGTGTTCACCAAATATTTAGATATGatgcaattatttattcaaaaaaaggtTCTACCTTGGTGATTAGTAGGAAGCATATTGTCCACTATTAAAGTATGAAGAATTAtttctcccattgaccaccaacatAGGGGATATTCTTCCCTTTGCCATTCATTGGAAGCAGCAGCATTATTTCTgaccatttatatgtttttttgctgcctttCTACATTTTACTTTAGACCACTTGTACAGGAATGAGCATTGGTTGTCAAATTTTCCTTTGTTTGCCtgataatatataaatgcaatgtTGTACTAATGAAAAATGTCTGTCTCAATTTCTTCTCTGCTTCtgattacatatatttttggttttacaatTATGTCTAAAATAGTTTTGATTTATAGTAGAGGTGGTGGTAAATAATTCAGTCCACTGCTAATGGATGAATGAGATCCAACTTTCATTGGATTAAACCTTTTACCTAAAGGTTCTTTTCTGTAATTAAATTCCAGGAAAACCTTTTAACAATCACACAATCATCAATGCAGCTGTGGCCAACATAATTGTTTCCATTCTACTGAGTCGCAGATTTGAGTATGAAGACCCCACTATACAGAGGCTCATGAGTTTGGTTAATGAGAATGTAAGACTTCTGGGTTCACCTATAGTCCGGGTAAGTTGTTTTAATGTTCGGATCTACATTGTTATGTTGCACATATTTTCGTTGATGATCCAAGAAGATGACAATAGTCATAAAAGTGGCtgatttacaaatactttttcaGATAAGATAGTTCGCAAGTTTACTTTTATCAGTGGGGTcagggacaaaaacaaaaatactgtttcCCATATTTTTTGACATTAGATTTCTACAAGTACaagtacaaatatatatgcaCAAGTGTCCATATAGATTAAATAATATGCTTAATTTTGATTTAAACTATTGACCTCAccaatctatccaaaacaaaacaagagGTTTAATATAGATTTGTTGATATACttgagcaggggtgcccaaaacgttgatcaCAATCTGCAGGTCAATCGCAAAGGCAACGGGACTTTCTTTCAGTGCGTGCGTGAGAATGCTCGTGTAACAGTggagagggaggcagagagggcgggagggcagtccgaggtgagcagtgctggacGGCCAACTTACTTCAGActcggggtcagggttcaattaccgagatacttTTGCACAGATtaacagttctttttcttgtgcaacacgtcattctcctatgacaggtgaactgtagctttcctgtcactatagtcttgtagtgcactgtctgtgcaatgttctgccattcaatatctcattagcttcagtcactcctgtgtcatacttggtatatatataaataatgatatgtgtagcaattttattgttggtagatcattttgactttttaaaaaaaaggtcattttaaaagtagctcgcaagccaaaaaagcgtGGGCACCTCTGTACTAGAGTATTCAATTACAGGAAAGACAtaattattgtgttttctttaagcTGTACAACAGCTTTCCATTTCTGGTAGGCTTACTACCTGGAGGCCATAAAAAGATGAATCAAAACCGACTACAGGTTCAGAGCTTTATAAGAGAAACATTTACTCAGCAGAGGAAGGAACTGGATGTGAATGACCAGAGGAACCTTATTGACACATTCCTGGCCAAGCAACAAGAGGTATGGAATTATGTGTAGAAGATGCAGACATGCCTTGATGGTGCTTCCCAACCATCATATAGTTCTGTAGAACCTACTCACCCAGCACTACCTCTACATGCAGAATCTCCACTTTAGGAGAATCTcttcttctttcacttttttgACTTAGGTCTTTGGCACAGATTACTTaaccacaaaagtaaaaaaataaagaacatggaATTGTTACATAAATGAAACAACAacgattaaaaaataaatggttgggGTTGGCTAGACTTGTTGTGGCTGCTACATCAACCATTTTCGACATATTACCGTTGAAAACAATATATGGTGCCATAGccaaaactacattaaaaaaacctttttaaatattcagattaGGGTGGTGTTTaggcaaagctaaaaaaatcacatgcataaatataaaattagtgATGCTAGAATACGTTGTCACTGTCCATGGAAAGCATACTCATATGAACCATCACGTACAACcaaacatgtaatttaaatgaAAGTAATAGTACTGTTTCTAtcttacttaaaaaaatcaagttttagGGATCTTATCTGTGCAAAAAGGTATTGACCTATTTAATGTTTCTGATGACAGGGCCAAGTTTTCCATGGCTTTATTTGACAAGAGCTTACCTATCAGCCATAATCAGGTGCTAAGATCCACCCCCATGGTCTTAAATAGTATTTACTTTTAAGTTTGAGGTTTCATAGATTTGAAGCAAGATTCATTTTAGATCATGTCTTTCATTAGTGATAACAAGGGGACAGATGccattttatattaaagtgtacTTTGTATCCTCCATCTTTACttctgcaggggaagccagaatccACTCTGTACTTCCATGATGAAAATTTAACAGCCCTGGTAGGCAACTTGTTTGCTGCTGGAATGGAAACAACATCTACCACTCTGAGATGGGGCCTCCTGCTAATGATGAAATACCCTGATATACAAAGTAAGACTTCTCACCTAATAGTGATCACAAACCAAGTAACACCCCATAAACAGTTTTTTATAATGAGACTAGGTGTCCCCATGGGGAGCAACAAGTAACAAGTTTCTGATAGCACTATTGGCCAGCCCAGTTGCCCAATGGTGCTGCCCGATCGCCCAATTAAAGTGAAAgatccaaaatgttacagttgtacCTGGAATGGTAAATCATCTAATGATGAGAGGAGAATTTCCTGCATTTAGGAGTCTATCTCACTCCATCTCCGAGACTAGAAGAGTATACGTATTTCAATA from Pyxicephalus adspersus chromosome 4, UCB_Pads_2.0, whole genome shotgun sequence carries:
- the LOC140328070 gene encoding cytochrome P450 2K1-like; translated protein: MFAVEPVTVFLSVAVILFLAYIYNKKQDKYKNFPPGPKPLPIIGNILSINMKKPHKTFIELSKTYGPVIGVQIGMTKMVGLCGYETVKDALINRAEEFSDRPLAPIINKSLRENGIVFSNGENWKVMRRFALSTLRDYGMGKKSIEERISEEAECLVQTFSSHGGKPFNNHTIINAAVANIIVSILLSRRFEYEDPTIQRLMSLVNENVRLLGSPIVRLYNSFPFLVGLLPGGHKKMNQNRLQVQSFIRETFTQQRKELDVNDQRNLIDTFLAKQQEGKPESTLYFHDENLTALVGNLFAAGMETTSTTLRWGLLLMMKYPDIQKKVQDEIERVIGTAQPKLEHRKQMPYTDAVVHEVLRYGDIAPGSVPHATSQDVTFRGYFIPKGTTVIPVLSSCLREKAYFEKPYEFYPEHFLDSQGNFKKNEAFIPFSIGKRSCAGETLAKMEVFLFFTTLLQHFTFQAPPGAELDLTPALGATNPPLPHEICAISRN